Proteins encoded within one genomic window of Trichoderma asperellum chromosome 2, complete sequence:
- a CDS encoding uncharacterized protein (EggNog:ENOG41~SECRETED:SignalP(1-20)~CAZy:CE3) — MVAVIFHLFVCSSLLRAVVATHADAIAPNATKTIAFSSAVQLASSVQWQLDQLATIPAIPIPKNITALPAYQAVSKLAPALPVIQAGVELPSAESMISDLISWTNATSTGESLAARQSALRVMIVGDSMTQGQQGDYTWRYRIWQWFQENGIAAKFVGPYSGTVPPESASPPSPPPLYGTNASTTQVGTNGGYAKDVDSGFLSNSNHFSVWGRAAAVDKGLIAGVLQQNPADLMLLMLGFNDMGWFYSDAAGTIDSIGTLIANARSVNPNLKFAVANVPQRSFIGGRQDLVDKTNTFNSLLPGAISQWSTAQSPIHLVKLQENYDCEPGGCPAGYDGLHPNAWGEYLIAQAFSETLLNDFGMGVVSLAVPGMNDPSLARDLPVPSNFQVFTSPQVYGAYSYDLQVSINGGANTFSPTTTSSNRWDCQWPLAGWTYAVSVRASAGDTRKGAYTGTLSAVAQPQLAPPPENVVVTPTETGFTVTWDPPTGDYTDSIVEYNVLYWDWNPTDCQYIAGAAFKSSPAVIEGLTPGVNYMIAPVTWNKNGQGLPFIAQNAVPGLGTPPVPGAPSINANDPTTAHITWTGSSQAGGYQLWSKNINQAGSNWSVIANVTESTCNDEYFLFPGVWNFAFALSAFNGNEESAMGPSKVAPSPASGVTEGSPGPTCPTVQSWCPGGGSVSVPPVSGGGGGGGGGGAGIPTVVGGTTVTISGKPTVIGGTTETLVVTTGTNSDGSVFTGTITEGPTQTHSSIVGLTTYTTFPSGVSWSTTSVATNTHDSHGHPVPPAGLPTPFPPMTIEPDGDPTYESTEPTKSSPSTSDSCSTETATKITYYVSYATDGSGSTIATETYSTYSSQITGCTVSGTVATSTTAAGYSFYCTPGNCANCNARREIATATAVAAISATSAQERPVKNLIHYARNLTLDERDIPSELNADGIAELYSDVKGASNTIQVTLDTTTLRGISSSRFSYFGASELNIMVRGLRGCTSIVVVSRLGVYATHFWEGPTFNNVGPSATFTQDVINYMQTGRSGGEDGTEALGALVQGGVFGDTATTKIYIMTPATMDLDLYASTVGMASSLYNGDNPPLFGPSPPGTVDRLDTITTFLGQLLPGVPIAQFVYRRQNVDQLLNSGAYGALMILYSNNQETDPETGDDLSPPQKAVWQCWMQGKMMGSDLWDALPGQTGSCSTNQKRQAGSACSSPGSSPSSSGKGGSGGGSSTSKGSSPTVSTIHVTKTTTFTTTVSTSVLKGALTIAGVSSLVSGGRGGELALSDYNLNYIPAQSTFDVCSAGNFYVDGSASPKPAAWSDIPRSISFFTALTSGPTPLSSCIYTNPAAPSNGDGGTVSCKGTNFPCAIQTESVLGCNPDAIAGYDTKIKLLIHCNVYVPTTTVETDTSVVVQTITTTIQ; from the exons ATGGTGGCGGTTATTTTCCATCTATTTGTTTGTAGCTCTCTACTAAGGGCTGTCGTGGCTACTCATGCGGATGCTATCGCTCCCAATGCAACTAAAACAATTGCATTTTCTTCCGCAGTTCAGCTGGCATCTTCTGTTCAATGGCAACTGGATCAGCTGGCAACCATTCCAGCTATTCCAATTCCCAAAAACATCACAGCACTGCCTGCCTATCAGGCTGTCAGTAAACTGGCCCCGGCACTGCCTGTCATACAAGCAGGCGTTGAGCTTCCATCGGCCGAAAGCATGATATCAGATTTGATATCTTGGACCAATGCAACTTCAACAGGAGAGTCGCTAGCCGCTCGACAAAGCGCTCTTAGAGTGATGATCGTCGGCGACTCTATGACACAGGGCCAGCAAGGAGACTATACCTGGAGATATAGAATTTGGCAATGGTTCCAGGAGAATGGGATTGCGGCTAAGTTTGTTGGTCCGTATTCCGGCACAGTGCCGCCGGAATCTGCATCTCCACCGTCACCTCCGCCACTCTACGGAACTAATGCATCAACGACTCAAGTTGGGACGAACGGGGGTTATGCCAAAGATGTTGACTCTGGGTTTCTATCAAATAGCAATCACTTCTCTGTGTGGGGTCGAGCGGCGGCAGTTGATAAGGGCCTCATCGCAGGCGTGTTACAGCAAAATCCTGCAGATCTGATGCTGCTCATGCTCGGTTTCAATGACATGGGCTGGTTTTACAGTGATGCTGCAGGAACTATTGACAGCATTGGAACATTAATCGCTAATGCTAGATCTGTGAATCCGAATCTCAAGTTTGCTGTTGCGAATGTGCCACAACGAAGCTTTATTGGCGGTAGACAAGATCTAGTCGATAAAACCAACACATTCAACAGCTTGTTACCCGGCGCTATTTCTCAGTGGTCGACTGCGCAGTCTCCGATTCACCTCGTTAAGCTTCAAGAGAATTATGATTGCGAGCCTGGTGGTTGTCCAGCCG GCTATGACGGTTTGCACCCAAACGCCTGGGGCGAATATCTGATTGCTCAGGCTTTTTCAGAGACCCTGCTTAATGACTTTGGGATGGGCGTTGTGTCACTAGCGGTGCCTGGCATGAACGATCCAAGCCTTGCTAGAGACCTCCCTGTTCCGTCAAATTTTCAGGTCTTTACCAGTCCTCAAG TGTATGGAGCATATAGCTATGATCTTCAAGTGTCTATCAATGGAGGAGCCAATACCTTTTCACCAACCACGACATCTTCCAACCGATGGGATTGCCAATGGCCGTTAGCTGGATGGACATATGCCGTCTCTGTGCGAGCAAGCGCTGGTGACACAAGGAAAGGAGCTTATACAGGGACATTATCAGCGGTTGCTCAACCACAGCTCGCGCCTCCGCCTGAGAATGTCGTCGTCACGCCAACAGAAACCGGCTTTACAGTGACGTGGGACCCCCCGACTGGTGACTATACAGACAGTATCGTTGAATACAACGTGCTCTACTGGGACTGGAACCCGACTGATTGCCAATACATTGCTGGGGCTGCGTTCAAGTCGTCGCCGGCAGTTATCGAAGGACTAACTCCGGGAGTTAACTACATGATTGCCCCTGTGACTTGGAACAAGAATGGACAAGGCTTACCTTTTATTGCCCAAAATGCTGTCCCTGGTTTAGGTACTCCTCCTGTACCAGGCGCCCCGTCGATCAATGCCAATGATCCGACTACCGCCCA CATCACTTGGACGGGCTCAAGCCAAGCTGGAGGTTACCAACTCTGGTCAAAGAATATCAACCAAGCAGGCAGTAATTGGAGCGTGATCGCTAATGTGACAGAGTCTACCTGCAATGACGAGTACTTCCTTTTTCCTGGAGTGTGGAACTTCGCATTTGCTCTCTCTGCATTCAACGGCAATGAGGAGTCAGCCATGGGGCCATCAAAGGTTGCGCCTTCTCCAGCCAGCGGCGTCACCGAGGGAAGTCCAGGGCCAACGTGTCCTACAGTACAGTCGTGGTGTCCGGGAGGAGGATCAGTCTCTGTGCCCCCAGTctctggtggtggtggaggtggcggcggaggaggagctggtaTTCCAACTGTCGTTGGTGGAACTAC GGTTACGATCAGCGGCAAACCGACGGTGATAGGCGGCACAACAGAAACTCTGGTTGTAACTACGGGAACAAACTCAGACGGCTCTGTTTTTACTGGCACCATCACTGAGGGACCAACGCAAACACATTCTTCGATTGTTGGGCTAACGACTTATACGACCTTTCCCTCAGGTGTCTCTTGGTCTACCACATCCGTTGCGACCAATACGCATGACTCTCACGGCCACCCTGT GCCTCCTGCTGGGCTTCCAACACCTTTCCCACCGATGACAATAGAGCCCGATGGTGATCCGACGTATGAATCTACAGAGCCGACAAAGTCTTCACCCTCAACGTCCGATTCGTGTAGCACAGAAACTGCTACTAAGATCACATACTATGTATCTTATGCGACTGACGGTTCGGGTTCTACGATTGCAACCGAGACATACTCAACTTATTCATCTCAAATAACTGGCTGCACAGTGTCTGGAACTGTcgctacttctactactgctgctgggtaTTCTTTCTATTGCACCCCCGGTAATTGTGCGAACTGCAATGCTCGGCGCGAGATCGCAACTGCTACAGCCGTTGCAGCCATTTCTGCTACTTCAGCACAAGAGAGGCCAGTGAAGAATTTGATTCACTATGCCCGAAACTTGACGTTGGATGAGCGTGATATTCCTAGTGAACTAAACGCTGATGGTATTGCTGAGCTCTACTCGGACGTAAAGGGTGCTTCAAACACGATCCAAGTTACACTTGACACAACGACACTCCGTGGTATCTCGAGCTCACGATTCTCCTACTTTGGCGCGTCCGAGTTAAACATCATGGTGCGGGGATTACGAGGATGTACCTCTATCGTGGTAGTTTCTCGGTTAG gaGTCTACGCTACACACTTTTGGGAAGGCCCAACTTTCAACAACGTTGGCCCAAGTGCGACATTTACGCAGGatgttattaattatatgcA GACTGGTCGATCCGGCGGTGAGGACGGCACTGAGGCTCTCGGAGCCCTTGTTCAGGGCGGTGTCTTTGGCGATACTGCAACCACGAAGATATACATCATGACGCCGGCAACTATGGATCTTGATCTTTATGCATCTACCGTTGGCATGGCAAGTTCCCTCTACAACGGCGACAACCCTCCTCTGTTTGGCCCTTCCCCGCCTGGAACAGTGGATCGACTCGATACGATTACCACGTTTCTAGGCCAATTATTGCCAGGCGTGCCAATCGCGCAATTCGTTTATAGGAGGCAAAATGTTGACCAGCTGCTGAACAGTGGTGCCTATGGTGCACTGATG ATCTTGTATAGCAACAACCAAGAGACTGATCCAGAGACTGGCGATGACCTAAGCCCACCGCAGAAAGCAGTTTGGCAGTGTTGGATGCAAGGAAAGATGATGGGTTCCGATCTTTGGGACGCATTGCCTGG GCAAACGGGATCATGTTCGACGAACCAAAAGCGGCAAGCTGGTAGTGCCTGTTCTTCACCCGGCTCCTCGCCGAGCTCCAGCGGTAAGGGTGGGAGTGGCGgaggcagcagcaccagcaaggGCAGCTCGCCCACCGTAAGTACAATTCACGTTACGAAGACGACAACATTCACCACCACCGTATCTACGAGTGTGCTTAAAGGAGCCCTGACCATAGCGGGCGTCAGTTCGCTCGTGTCTGGGGGCAGAGGCGGCGAGTTGGCATTGTCCGATTACAACTTGAACTATATCCCTGCGCAGTCCACGTTCGATGTTTGTTCCGCAGGCAACTTTTACGTCGATGGCTCAGCTTCTCCTAAGCCAGCTGCATGGAGTGATATTCCGCGCAGCATATCTTTCTTTACGGCGCTCACGTCTGGGCCGACGcccctctcttcttgtaTATATACCAACCCAGCTGCGCCCAGCAATGGCGACGGCGGCACAGTTTCTTGCAAGGGCACAAACTTCCCATGTGCTATTCAAACCGAGTCTGTTCTGGGTTGCAATCCTGATGCTATTGCTGGGTATGACACGAAGATCAAGCTGCTGATTCATTGCAATGTGTATGTCCCGACGACTACTGTGGAGACGGATACGTCAGTAGTGGTGCAAACAATCACTACAACAATACAATAG
- a CDS encoding uncharacterized protein (EggNog:ENOG41~BUSCO:EOG092D4EV2): MPPERIIDEDEEYESSQDSDFAPDDAPDAASSSSDSEDGDDDKAARKRQRPVKDANAEGGGEPDNSGDEVIVEKGRKRQKRAKAKGEVVDDEGGEGGLIKTRSQRAAEKEERKYAASRGPVTVDIDAIWAEMKAGGSSASRPPENADDMVVDESEKIVADDKGDSKEDESSMIRIKRTYNFAGRVHTEEKLVPRDSAEAKLYLASQEGEAPPDALLTKRLTKKAFRSVFEPIIEGTIGRTDLNLGLAARMKAANEAQAKKLNTVEKSRMDWAGFVDKEGIKDELELAGKSKDSYASRQDFLARSEALRESEAQRARVAGRS; encoded by the exons ATGCCGCCAGAGCGCATaattgacgaagatgaagaatacGAATCTTCTCAGGATTCCGACTTTGCGCCCGATGATGCGCCCGACGCTGCGTCCAGCTCTTCAGATTCAGAAGATGGCGACGACGATAAGGCTGCGAGAAAGCGCCAACGGCCGGTAAAAGATGCGAACGccgagggaggaggagagccgGATAACTCTGGCGACGAGGTGATAGTAGAAAAAGGCAGAAAACGACAGAAAagagccaaagccaagggAGAAGTTGTAGATGACGAAGGTGGTGAAGGTGGCTTAATCAAGACGAGAAGTCAACGTGCCGCTGA gAAGGAGGAACGAAAGTATGCTGCGAGCAGGGGGCCTGTGACGGTCGACATCGATGCAATTTGGGCAGAGATGAAAGCCGGAGGCTCCTCAGCATCAAGACCACCAGAAAACGCTGACGACATGGTCGTAGACGAAAGCGAGAAGATAGTTGCAGACGACAAGGGCGATTCAAAAGAGGATGAATCCTCCATGATCCGCATTAAGCGAACCTACAACTTTGCTGGTCGAGTCCATACCGAAGAAAAGCTCGTCCCTCGCGACTCAGCCGAAGCGAAGCTCTATCTGGCCTCCCAGGAGGGTGAAGCACCGCCAGACGCACTGCTAACTAAGCGACTTACAAAAAAGGCATTCCGGTCCGTCTTCGAACCTATTATAGAGGGCACAATAGGCCGTACAGATCTGAACCTGGGACTGGCGGCCAGAATGAAGGCAGCCAACGAAGCACAGGCAAAGAAGCTCAACACGGTGGAGAAGAGTCGCATGGACTGGGCTGGTTTCGTGGACAAGGAGGGCATCAAAgacgagctggagctggctggcAAGTCCAAGGATTCTTACGCCTCGCGGCAGGACTTCTTGGCGCGAAGCGAGGCCCTCAGAGAGAGCGAGGCCCAGAGGGCGAGGGTAGCAGGACGGTCGTAA